The Pontibacter pudoricolor genome contains a region encoding:
- a CDS encoding DUF3857 domain-containing protein — protein MKANTFTLPFILTLFFALTGFSAFAQGAKFGKVNDHELKMSQYAQDTSAEAVVLSDIGFTKFSLNHGIQVITDRHIRIKILKKSGYDWANFEVPFYVQGGDRERVTSIKGVTYTLENGEVQKHKLDTKSVFEEQHSENWYSKKFTMPNVKVGSVIEVSYTISSDFFYNMREWEFQTTIPTLWSEYSAEIPSYFDYKFLMQGYHPLHSNSKNNKGAGTPELTNYAYTWTMKDVPALKEEKYITTLKDYQAKIEFELQRVNLPNQAPKIMTGNWEDVVMNLLANDRFGMQIIKSGFYKRDLANILAQHKTPEQQVHAIYEFVKGKMTWNEQNAYMARTSLSDAYSKGTGNAADINLLLVAMLKEASFDASPVLVSTRANGRPPQGSPLVNKFNYVIARVFIDNKEYLLDATDPLLPFGMLPVRALNGSGYIVKKNEHRWVNLKPVVYSKFINTDVTISANGDMTGQAVESAGGHYALTLRRALNEQGEEKFAENLSREVGNYKLGKPVFENKDNIGDPLHIKYNISASGNGQQNSIIYLNPLMGHGDKENPFKLTERLYPVDFATPIDETIITKYILPAGYVIDEAPKSVNVLLPENGGKFMYMVQQHGNELQVMSRVNINRPVFYAEEYVYLKEFYNQIVAKHAEQIVLKKSSSN, from the coding sequence ATGAAAGCAAATACTTTTACCCTTCCTTTTATTCTTACTTTGTTTTTTGCCCTGACCGGCTTCAGCGCTTTTGCCCAGGGGGCAAAGTTTGGCAAAGTAAATGATCACGAACTTAAAATGAGCCAGTATGCGCAGGACACTTCTGCGGAAGCTGTTGTGCTGTCAGATATCGGTTTCACCAAGTTCAGCTTAAACCATGGCATACAGGTTATCACTGACCGCCACATCCGTATCAAGATCCTTAAAAAGTCAGGTTACGACTGGGCAAACTTTGAGGTACCCTTTTATGTGCAAGGCGGCGACCGCGAACGTGTTACCAGTATAAAAGGTGTAACCTATACGCTGGAGAACGGAGAAGTGCAGAAGCATAAACTGGATACGAAAAGCGTATTTGAAGAGCAGCACAGCGAGAACTGGTACTCCAAAAAATTTACCATGCCTAATGTTAAAGTAGGTTCAGTAATTGAAGTGAGCTATACCATTTCATCCGACTTTTTCTACAACATGCGCGAGTGGGAGTTCCAGACAACTATACCAACCCTTTGGAGTGAATACAGCGCCGAAATTCCGTCTTACTTCGACTATAAGTTCCTGATGCAGGGGTATCATCCGTTGCATTCAAACAGCAAGAACAACAAGGGCGCTGGTACACCTGAGCTTACGAACTACGCCTACACCTGGACCATGAAGGATGTGCCGGCACTGAAAGAAGAAAAATACATTACGACGCTTAAAGATTACCAGGCTAAAATAGAATTTGAATTGCAGCGGGTAAATCTGCCTAACCAGGCTCCGAAAATTATGACCGGAAATTGGGAAGACGTAGTAATGAACTTGTTGGCAAACGACCGCTTCGGTATGCAGATAATTAAAAGCGGTTTTTATAAGCGCGACCTGGCGAACATTTTAGCGCAGCATAAAACGCCTGAACAGCAGGTGCATGCCATTTATGAGTTTGTAAAAGGTAAAATGACCTGGAACGAGCAAAACGCTTACATGGCCAGAACAAGCTTAAGCGATGCCTATAGCAAAGGTACTGGTAATGCTGCTGATATAAACCTGCTGCTGGTAGCTATGTTAAAGGAAGCAAGTTTTGATGCATCGCCGGTACTGGTAAGCACGCGCGCAAATGGCCGCCCGCCACAGGGGTCGCCGTTGGTAAATAAGTTTAACTATGTGATAGCGCGTGTTTTTATAGATAATAAAGAGTATTTGCTGGATGCTACAGACCCGCTGCTTCCATTTGGCATGCTGCCTGTAAGAGCCCTGAACGGCAGCGGGTACATCGTGAAAAAGAATGAGCACCGCTGGGTAAATTTAAAACCTGTGGTTTACTCTAAATTTATAAATACGGATGTTACTATCAGCGCGAACGGCGACATGACCGGGCAGGCTGTGGAGTCGGCAGGTGGGCACTACGCCTTAACATTGCGAAGAGCACTTAACGAACAGGGCGAAGAGAAATTTGCAGAAAACCTGTCGCGCGAAGTAGGTAACTATAAGCTTGGCAAGCCAGTTTTTGAGAACAAGGACAATATAGGCGACCCGCTTCATATTAAGTACAACATCAGCGCAAGCGGTAACGGGCAGCAGAACAGTATTATTTACCTGAATCCGCTAATGGGGCACGGCGATAAAGAAAATCCTTTTAAACTGACCGAGCGCCTTTACCCTGTCGATTTTGCCACACCTATAGATGAGACCATCATTACAAAGTATATTTTACCGGCAGGATATGTTATTGATGAAGCTCCTAAAAGCGTGAACGTACTGCTGCCGGAAAATGGTGGAAAGTTTATGTATATGGTACAGCAGCATGGCAACGAGTTGCAGGTAATGAGCCGGGTAAATATAAACAGGCCTGTGTTTTACGCCGAAGAATATGTGTACCTGAAAGAGTTCTATAACCAGATCGTGGCCAAGCACGCCGAACAGATTGTTTTAAAGAAAAGCTCTTCCAATTAA
- a CDS encoding CvfB family protein gives MVDLGNYNELEIAREVDFGVYLTSEDGDILLPKKYLPEGAKVGDFVRVFVYRDSEDRVIATNLTPYATVGQFAGLLCKDTSSFGAFLDWGLEKDLLVPLNNQKDKMVPGRKYCVYVYLDDASDRIVGTAKINKYLQNDNIQVKEGEQVEVLVAAYTDLGYNVIINNTYLGLLYRNEVFKDLEIGDKLPAYIKTIRPDNKIDVTLRKPDADTFSEMDETSAKVMQLLEEQNGTLNLSDKSDPEDIYRVVGASKKMFKRAVGNLYKANRIEIYPDYIKLRR, from the coding sequence ATGGTAGATTTAGGCAATTACAACGAGCTCGAGATAGCGCGTGAAGTAGACTTCGGGGTTTATTTAACTTCTGAAGACGGCGACATACTGCTTCCTAAAAAATATTTACCAGAAGGTGCTAAAGTTGGTGATTTTGTGCGCGTATTCGTGTACCGCGACTCTGAAGACCGGGTAATTGCTACTAACCTTACCCCTTACGCCACAGTAGGGCAATTTGCGGGATTGCTGTGCAAAGACACTTCCAGCTTCGGTGCTTTCCTGGACTGGGGACTGGAGAAAGACCTGCTGGTGCCCCTCAATAACCAGAAAGACAAAATGGTACCCGGCCGTAAGTACTGCGTGTATGTGTATTTAGATGATGCCTCGGACCGGATAGTTGGTACTGCCAAGATCAACAAATACCTGCAGAATGATAACATCCAGGTAAAAGAAGGTGAACAGGTAGAAGTGCTGGTAGCTGCCTATACCGACCTTGGGTATAACGTGATCATCAACAACACGTATTTGGGCCTGCTATACCGAAACGAGGTTTTTAAAGACCTGGAGATTGGTGATAAACTGCCTGCCTACATTAAAACCATCCGCCCCGATAACAAGATAGACGTAACGTTGCGCAAGCCCGATGCCGATACGTTTAGCGAGATGGATGAGACCTCAGCTAAAGTAATGCAGCTGCTCGAAGAACAGAATGGAACCCTGAACCTGTCGGATAAAAGCGATCCGGAGGATATTTACCGTGTAGTAGGTGCCAGCAAAAAAATGTTTAAACGTGCGGTAGGGAACCTGTACAAAGCAAACAGGATCGAGATCTACCCGGACTATATCAAGCTCAGGCGTTAG
- a CDS encoding TIGR03915 family putative DNA repair protein, whose amino-acid sequence MHLYAYDGSFEGLLTVVFEAYERKAWPTAIEQEQVAQPGIFGTTIAVVTDEEKAQRVWKGLQHRLSAAARKQLYYTYLWEQPGFELAIFNYIKLAFGTSENIEGNFTAPCVLQVQQAAKQLHREKHRMEAFVRFQKTTDELYYAHIEPDFNVLPVIIEHFTKRYADQRWAIYDTRRRYGAYYDLQATTFITLDAAPRKGMGVLPASAITQQEKTYQQLWQVYFDHVNIVERKNPKLHLRHMPKRYWKYLSEKQPRLQA is encoded by the coding sequence ATGCACCTCTATGCCTACGACGGCTCTTTTGAAGGACTGCTGACGGTAGTGTTCGAAGCCTACGAGCGTAAAGCCTGGCCAACTGCCATAGAGCAGGAGCAGGTGGCACAGCCGGGCATTTTCGGTACAACTATAGCCGTAGTAACCGACGAAGAAAAGGCACAGCGGGTATGGAAAGGTCTGCAGCACCGGTTATCGGCCGCAGCCCGGAAGCAGCTATACTATACCTATTTGTGGGAACAGCCAGGCTTTGAGCTGGCTATCTTCAACTATATAAAACTGGCTTTTGGTACTTCTGAAAACATAGAAGGTAACTTTACCGCACCTTGTGTGCTGCAGGTGCAGCAGGCAGCCAAACAGTTGCATCGCGAGAAACACCGCATGGAAGCCTTTGTGCGTTTCCAGAAAACGACAGACGAACTATACTATGCGCACATTGAGCCTGATTTTAATGTGTTGCCGGTAATAATTGAGCATTTTACGAAGCGCTACGCTGATCAGCGCTGGGCCATATACGACACGCGCCGCCGGTATGGTGCCTACTATGACCTGCAGGCTACCACCTTTATAACACTGGATGCAGCACCCCGCAAAGGAATGGGCGTGTTGCCCGCATCAGCAATTACGCAGCAGGAAAAAACATACCAGCAACTATGGCAGGTATACTTCGACCATGTAAATATTGTCGAGCGTAAAAACCCGAAACTACACCTCAGGCATATGCCTAAACGCTACTGGAAGTACCTTTCTGAAAAACAGCCCCGCCTGCAAGCCTGA
- a CDS encoding putative DNA modification/repair radical SAM protein, with protein MDDRITEKLKILADAAKYDVSCSSSGGKRKNDNKGLGNAEGMGICHSYTEDGRCVSLLKILLTNHCIFDCAYCVTRKSNDIKRAAFTVQEVVDLTINFYRRNYIEGLFLSSGIFSNADYTMERLVRIAKKLRLEEKFNGYIHLKTIPGASEELIKEAGLYADRLSVNIELPSEKSLIKLAPEKNYSEILLPMNNIKQQLVQAKEEKKLFKSAPAFAPAGQSTQLIVGASAENDQQILQLSSQLYKDYSLKRVYYSGYVPVSSDNRLPIITEPPIIRENRIYQADWLMRFYGFDVKEILDESNPHLDLDIDPKLSWALRNRHVFPVELNTADYEMILRVPGIGVKSAKKIVSARRFASLNYEHLRQMGVVLKRAKYFITCQQKSLQPYDFDSQRIRNKILFGDGAVRSPLLTQQLDLFRQVG; from the coding sequence ATGGACGACAGAATAACAGAGAAACTAAAGATATTAGCAGATGCTGCGAAATACGATGTTTCGTGTTCATCCAGCGGTGGAAAGCGCAAAAACGATAACAAAGGCCTGGGTAATGCCGAGGGTATGGGCATTTGTCATAGTTATACCGAAGACGGCCGTTGCGTTTCGTTGCTGAAGATACTGCTTACCAACCACTGCATTTTTGATTGTGCCTATTGTGTTACCCGCAAAAGCAACGACATTAAACGCGCTGCCTTTACGGTGCAGGAAGTAGTGGACCTGACTATAAATTTCTATCGTCGCAACTATATCGAAGGCCTGTTCCTGAGTTCGGGTATTTTCTCAAATGCTGATTATACCATGGAGCGCCTGGTGCGCATTGCTAAAAAACTACGTCTGGAAGAAAAGTTCAATGGCTATATCCATCTTAAGACAATACCGGGTGCCAGCGAAGAGCTGATTAAAGAAGCCGGTTTATATGCCGACAGGTTAAGCGTGAACATTGAGCTGCCATCGGAAAAGAGCCTGATAAAACTGGCCCCTGAAAAGAACTATAGCGAGATACTGTTGCCGATGAATAACATTAAGCAGCAGTTGGTACAGGCTAAAGAAGAGAAGAAGTTGTTTAAGTCGGCTCCTGCGTTTGCACCGGCCGGCCAAAGCACGCAGCTTATAGTTGGCGCATCCGCCGAGAATGACCAGCAGATACTACAGCTCTCGAGCCAGCTCTACAAAGACTATAGTTTAAAGCGAGTGTACTATTCGGGTTACGTGCCGGTAAGTTCAGATAACAGATTGCCGATCATTACAGAGCCGCCTATTATAAGAGAGAACCGAATTTACCAGGCCGATTGGCTGATGCGCTTCTATGGTTTTGATGTAAAGGAAATACTGGATGAAAGCAACCCGCACCTGGACCTGGATATTGACCCGAAGCTGAGCTGGGCATTGCGCAACCGGCATGTGTTTCCGGTGGAGCTGAACACCGCAGACTATGAAATGATATTACGTGTACCGGGTATAGGAGTGAAGTCGGCGAAAAAGATCGTGTCGGCACGCCGGTTTGCTTCTTTAAACTATGAGCATTTACGCCAGATGGGAGTGGTGCTGAAGCGGGCAAAGTATTTTATAACCTGCCAGCAGAAAAGCCTGCAACCTTACGACTTCGATTCGCAGCGTATCCGGAATAAGATTTTGTTTGGAGATGGAGCCGTTCGGAGCCCGCTGCTTACTCAGCAGCTGGACCTGTTCAGGCAAGTGGGATGA
- a CDS encoding Dps family protein, which produces MEKLREKSEYEGNPVGLSDNTAKVMARELDRHLSSFITLFNQYHKHHWMVEGPQFRDLHLFFEDHYTQLHEQYDAIAERLTVMGYCPTCHPKKQLELTYIDHEEEGVFRIREMLAKDMDDEKTIAVELRKTIKLAMQHEDFATKALLEGILIKTEDRCHHIEHFLGDDGLSIGMIARPEDIMEAEDQKSRSSKDGLRVTARKAPAKAKAK; this is translated from the coding sequence ATGGAAAAACTAAGAGAAAAATCAGAATATGAAGGAAACCCGGTTGGGTTGTCAGATAATACAGCAAAAGTTATGGCCCGTGAACTGGACCGGCACCTGTCGTCTTTCATCACGCTATTTAACCAGTATCACAAACACCATTGGATGGTAGAAGGCCCGCAGTTCAGAGATCTGCATTTGTTTTTTGAGGACCACTACACCCAGTTGCACGAACAGTACGATGCCATTGCCGAGCGCCTGACCGTGATGGGCTACTGCCCTACCTGCCACCCAAAAAAACAACTGGAACTAACCTACATTGACCACGAAGAAGAAGGCGTTTTCAGGATAAGAGAGATGCTGGCCAAGGACATGGACGATGAAAAAACGATAGCTGTAGAGTTACGCAAAACTATAAAACTGGCCATGCAGCACGAAGACTTCGCCACCAAAGCATTACTGGAAGGCATCCTGATCAAAACAGAAGACCGCTGCCACCACATAGAGCACTTTTTAGGCGATGACGGTTTATCAATCGGAATGATTGCCCGACCAGAAGATATTATGGAAGCTGAAGATCAGAAAAGCCGCAGCAGTAAAGACGGATTAAGAGTAACAGCCAGAAAAGCTCCTGCAAAAGCCAAGGCTAAGTAA
- a CDS encoding BamA/TamA family outer membrane protein, which produces MHRFYPNYSFALCLFLLGLLLLFAIDGTAQKKPVAKPDTTIVTDTTHRFEDRVMRNLKELSERKTIMGKLLSSILDFTPENEAALNLDAELIEREYERHNYKVVRNIRVIPLDAFGYSIQDTARIPANWLEKTGNIFHAKTKRSLIRNKLLFEQYKVLEPLALVESERLLRQTDYILDARIIVNEQTTTEDSLDVIVITKDVFSLGGSGSFTPSSGAGRLTVRELNFLGLGHQPELSYRFNQPNPRPWEFAGRYSIENIGRSYITADIAYVNENYYQEKSAFLHRDFYATNTRYAGAAGISQVEERILLPPTDADTIPRFGNLSYTRRDAWFGRAFKFKSYNLGYEPRGRMIIGLRVIDTNYKTTPTENFQSNQLYLGSIGYSVRKYYKDRYLFGFGRTEDIPAGSIISVTTGYENGTLTNRRYLGASFAFARYRQHFGYLFGNVTYGSFINDGSWQQGLLQLQSLYFTRLYENGSWKLRHYLQTRATFGLNRNPEDLLSINNNEGLRGFNSELLRGSKRLTLNYEANLYTPFSFLGFKLATVAFADVAWLSAGNKTSPFKNKPYTGYGLGFRFRNEYLSFSTIQILLSFYPRLPANEDISSFKVYEASRPYYDFTDFRFERPGVAEFR; this is translated from the coding sequence ATGCATCGTTTTTACCCGAACTATAGCTTTGCGCTCTGCCTGTTTTTGCTGGGCCTGTTGCTGTTGTTTGCTATAGATGGAACTGCTCAGAAAAAACCTGTTGCCAAGCCCGACACAACTATAGTTACCGATACCACCCACCGGTTTGAAGACCGTGTAATGCGTAATCTGAAAGAACTGTCGGAGCGGAAAACGATTATGGGCAAGCTGCTTAGTTCTATTCTGGATTTTACACCCGAAAACGAAGCTGCCCTAAACCTGGACGCCGAACTGATAGAGCGGGAATATGAACGCCACAACTATAAAGTAGTGCGCAACATACGGGTTATTCCGCTGGATGCTTTTGGTTACTCTATACAAGATACCGCCCGGATACCTGCGAACTGGCTCGAGAAAACCGGCAATATATTTCATGCAAAAACCAAGAGAAGCCTGATCCGGAATAAGCTGCTTTTTGAGCAGTATAAAGTGCTGGAACCTCTGGCGCTTGTAGAATCGGAACGCTTGCTGCGCCAGACAGACTATATTCTGGATGCCCGCATTATTGTGAACGAGCAAACAACCACCGAAGACAGTCTGGATGTGATCGTGATTACGAAAGACGTTTTTAGTTTAGGCGGATCAGGCTCATTTACACCGTCGTCTGGAGCTGGCAGGCTGACCGTGCGGGAGCTTAACTTTTTGGGACTGGGCCATCAGCCGGAACTTTCTTACCGTTTTAACCAGCCCAATCCACGCCCCTGGGAGTTTGCCGGCCGCTATAGTATAGAAAACATTGGCCGGTCTTATATAACTGCTGACATAGCTTATGTTAACGAAAATTATTACCAGGAAAAGAGCGCTTTCCTGCACCGGGACTTTTATGCCACCAACACCCGCTATGCAGGTGCTGCGGGCATTAGCCAGGTAGAGGAACGCATACTGCTTCCGCCAACTGACGCAGACACCATTCCGCGATTCGGTAACCTTAGCTATACCCGACGCGATGCCTGGTTCGGACGTGCCTTTAAGTTTAAAAGCTATAACCTGGGGTACGAGCCACGCGGCCGCATGATCATAGGCCTGAGAGTGATCGACACCAACTATAAAACCACCCCTACCGAGAATTTCCAGAGTAACCAACTATACCTGGGCAGTATTGGCTATAGTGTGCGTAAATATTATAAAGACCGATACCTGTTTGGTTTTGGCCGCACAGAAGATATACCAGCCGGCAGCATAATTTCCGTTACTACCGGTTACGAAAATGGCACATTAACCAACCGCCGCTACCTGGGAGCTTCGTTTGCTTTTGCCAGGTACCGGCAACACTTTGGCTACCTGTTTGGCAATGTTACGTACGGTTCGTTTATAAATGACGGAAGCTGGCAGCAGGGCCTGTTGCAGCTACAATCGCTGTACTTTACCAGACTGTATGAAAACGGCAGCTGGAAATTACGCCATTATTTACAGACACGCGCCACTTTCGGCCTGAACCGCAACCCCGAAGACCTGCTGTCTATCAATAACAACGAGGGCCTGCGCGGCTTTAACTCCGAACTGCTCAGGGGCAGCAAACGTCTCACGCTTAATTATGAAGCCAATCTTTACACACCTTTTTCTTTCCTGGGCTTTAAACTGGCAACAGTAGCTTTCGCCGATGTGGCCTGGCTATCGGCTGGCAATAAAACGAGTCCTTTCAAAAACAAACCTTATACTGGTTATGGCCTTGGCTTCAGGTTCCGGAACGAGTATCTGTCTTTCAGCACGATACAGATCCTATTAAGCTTTTACCCACGCCTGCCTGCCAACGAAGATATCAGCAGCTTTAAGGTTTACGAGGCATCACGGCCATACTACGATTTCACCGATTTCCGATTTGAGCGCCCCGGCGTAGCAGAGTTCAGATAA